The genomic region ACGCCAAGTCCCCCGACCGGACCCGCTCCGCCTGGGCGGGCCGTGCCACCCGCGACTTCAAGGACGTCGACCCCACCGCCATGGACGCCGAGCTGGCGCAGCGGCTGGGCTGGGCGGAGCGCCGTATCGAGCTGCCCGCCGGACGGTACGAGACGCTGCTGCCGCCGACCGCCGTCGCCGACCTGCTGATCTACCAGCTGTGGTCGTCGGCCGCGCGGGACGCCGTCGAGGGCCGTACGGTCTTCTCGCGTCCCGGCGGCGGTACCCGGCTGGGGGACAGGCTCTCCCCGCTGCCGCTGACCCTGCGCAGCGATCCGGCCGAGCCCGGTCTGGAGTCGGCGCCCTTCGTCCTGGCGCATGCCTCGGGGGACGACTCGTCGGTCTTCGACAACGGGCTGCCGCTCTCCCGCACGGACTGGGTGCGGGACGGGCGGCTGGAGCGCCTGGTCACCACCCGGCACAGCGCGGACCTGACCGGTCTGCCGGTGGCTCCCGCGATCAGCAATCTGATCCTGGAGGGCGGCGGTGAGCGGTCGCTGGACGAGATGGTGGCGGCGTCCGGGCACCAGGGGCCCGCCCTGCTGCTGACCTGCCTCTGGTACATCCGGGAGGTCGACCCGGCCTCGCTGCTGCTGACCGGTCTGACCAGGGACGGTGTCTACCTCGTGGAGAACGGCGAGGTCGTGGGTGAGGTGAACAACTTCCGCTTCAACGAGTCGCCGGTGGATCTGCTGTCCAGGGCCACCGAAGCCGGGCGTACGGAGCGGACGCTGCCCCGTGAGTGGGGTGACTGGTTCACCCGCGCCGCGATGCCCGCGCTGCGCATCCCGGATTTCAATATGAGTTCCGTCAGCCAGGGCGTATAACCTCTGGACGTACTTCCAGCCACACCGAAGGAGACGCGAGACCCGTGACGGACATCGTCGACGAGCTGAAGTGGCGAGGGCTCTTCGCCCTCTCCACTGACGAGGACGCATTGCGCAAGACGCTCGCGGACGGTCCCGTCACGTTCTATTGCGGCTTCGACCCGACGGCGGCCAGCCTGCACGTGGGCCATCTCGTGCAGGTCCTCACCGTCCGCCGGCTCCAGCTGGCCGGACACCGGCCGCTGGCGCTGGTGGGCGGGGCGACCGGCCAGATCGGCGATCCCCGGCCGACCGCCGAACGCACGCTGAACGACCCGGAGACCGTCGCCAACTGGGTCGGGCGGCTGCGCGCCCAGATCGAGCCGTTCCTCTCCTTCGAGGGGGAGAACGCGGCCGTGATGGTCAACAACCTGGACTGGACGGCCGGGCTGTCCGCGATCGAGTTCCTGCGGGACATCGGCAAGCACTTCCGGGTGAACAAGATGCTCACCAAGGAGTCGGTCGCCCGCCGCCTGGAGTCCGAACAGGGCATCAGCTACACCGAGTTCAGCTACCAGCTGCTCCAGGGCATGGACTTCCTGGAGCTGTACCGGCGGTACGGCTGCACCCTCCAGCAGGGCGGCAGCGACCAGTGGGGCAACCTCACCGCGGGTATCGACCTGATCCACCGCCTGGAGCCGGACGCGTCGGTGCACGCGCTGGGCACCCCGCTGATGGTGAAGGCGGACGGCACCAAGTTCGGCAAGTCCGAGAGCGGGGCCGTCTGGCTCGACGCGGAGATGACGACGCCGTACGCCTTCTACCAGTTCTGGCTGAACGTGGACGACCGTGACGTCTCCACGTACAACCGCATTCTCAGCTTCAAGAGCCGCGCGGAGCTGGAGGAGCTGGAGCAGCTCACCGAGGAGCGTCCGCAGGCCCGCGCGGCCCAGCGTTCGCTGGCCGAGGAGCTGACGACGCTGGTGCACGGCGCCGAGCAGTGCGCGGCGGTCGTCGCCGCGTCGAAGGCGCTCTTCGGCCAGGGCGACCTCGCCGGGCTCGACGAGCGGACGCTGGGTGCCGCGCTCTCCGAGCTGCCGCACGTCCAGGTGGACGCGCTGGTCCCGGTGGTGGACCTGCTCGCCGAGACCGGCCTGGTCCCGAGCAAGTCCGCCGCACGGCGTGCCGTGAAGGAGGGCGGGGCGTACGTGAACAACGTGAAGGTGGCGGGCGAGGACGCCGTACCCGCCGCGGAGGATCTGCTGCACGGGCGCTGGCTGGTGCTGCGCCGGGGCAAGAAGAACCTGGCTGCGGTCGAGGTCAGGTCCTAGGAGAGGTCCTGGACCCCCGGACATACGCGGGAGGGGCGGCCGGTGCGTACCGGCCGTCCCTCCCGCGTTCGTTCAGCTCGGCTGTTTCCTGTTGCCCCGGACCGCGGCCCAGAGCTTGTCCCCGGCACCCACGACGATCACGGCCCCGATCAGCTGGAGCAGATGCCTGATCCAGTCGATGCCGTTGGTGTCGTTGACGCCGAGTCCGGTGGCGGCCCAGTTGCCCAGCACACTGCCCAGGATGCCGCACACCACGGTCAGCCACAGCGGGATCTGCTGCTTGCCCGGGATGATCGCCTTGGCGATCAGGCCGAGCACCAGCCCCACGATGACGGCCCACAACCAACTCATGTCGCCTCCTGGTGCGGCAGCTGTGTACGCATGACGCCCAGCATCGGCGCTTCGGCCATACGGCGCATGTCGGGCGGCGCCATCCGTGCCGCGCGTGCCGCCACCTGCCCGTGGCGGCGCGCCCCGGTCTCGATGGCGGCCCGGCCGCGGCGTAACGTTGTGCCGTCCGGTCCGGGGAGAGTCCGGCGCAGGAATCGGGTGGTGGGACGCGATGCGGAAGCAGAGCAGCGGTCAGGTCTTCCGGATCACGGGAGCGCGGCAGGGACTCGCGGAGGACGTCCGCGGCCGGCAACGGCGCTACATCATCTCGATGTCCGTGCGTACCGTCGCGGTCATCCTGACCGCGGCCCTCTGGAACGTGGAGCGGCCGGTCGCGATCGTGACCCTGGTGCTCGGCGCGTTCCTTCCGTACGTCGCCGTGGTGATCGCGAACGCGGGCCGGGAGAACGCCCCGGGGCTGCCCACGACGTTCGTCCCGGCGCCCTACCGGCCGGCGCTGGAGCCCTCGTCCGTGGTCCCGGGGGCGGAGGCCGCGGCCGATCCGTCCGCCACGGAGAGTGAGCGTCCGGCGCCTGAACAGAGCTGAAACGGGGCGGGATCCGCGCGGGCCGCAAAGCTCAAGAAAAGCTCAGATCAATCATGAAGTTCCGGTGCCGCATGCCCAGTGGCCCGTGACATACTTCGAAAGCGCTCCGCATCCCCCGTCGGAGCGACGGACCGACGCCGGGCAGCTCCCCCCGTGGCTGCTCGGCGTCGCCATTTCCGGGGCCTGTTACGCGGATTCGCGGAGTGACGAAGTCCGTACCGGCTCTCGTACGAGCCATGCTTTGGCCTAGGGTTGGGCGGGTGAACTCCCCCGAAACCGCCGGTTCCGCCCCTGTCTGTTCCGCCAAGGGCTGTCGTACCGACGCCGTCTGGGTACTGGCCTGGAACAACCCGAAGCTGCACACCCCCGAGCGCCGCAAGACCTGGCTCGCGTGCGAGGAACACCGGGAGCATCTCTCCCAGTTCCTCGGGGTGCGGGGCTTCCTGAAGGACGTGGTGGCCCTGAACGAGTGGGAACAGGACTCCGCCGACGGCCCCGGCCCGTCCAGGGCCTAGGCCGTGTTTTGAAAGTCCCGCCTGCGCCGCGGTGCCTGGCACGCACGCTCGCGGCGTTGCCGAAAAGTCCTAGTAGCTCCGCTACGAGGACTCTCCGGCGCCTTGCGATCGCACGCACCAGGCACCGCGGCGCCCGCCCTTCGGGCGGACGACGCTACTTTCAAAACACGGCCTAGCCGCCGATCGCCGACATCGGCCGGGCGGGCTGGAGGAAGGACGGGTCGTCCAGACCGGATCCGGCCTTCTTTCCCCACATCGCCAGCTTCCAGCGACGGGCGATCTCCTCGTCGGACGCCCCGGAGCGCAGCGCGCCCCGCAAGTCCGATTCCTCCCGGGCGAAGAGGCAGGTGCGCACCTGACCGTCGGCAGTGAGTCTGGTGCGGTCGCAGGCTCCGCAGAACGGCCGCGTGACGGAGGCGATGACCCCCACGCGGTGCGGTCCGCCGTCCACCACCCAGCGCTCGGCGGGGGCCGAACCGCGTGCGTCCGCGGCCTCCTCGGTGAGCAGGAAACGGGTGCGCAGCGACTCCAGGATGTCACCCGCTGTGATCATGCCGTCCCGCTTCCAGCCGTGCTGGGCGTCGAGCGGCATCTGCTCGATGAAGCGCAGCTCGTAGTCGTTCCGCACGGCCCAGGCGAGGAGTTCGGGAGCCTCGTCGTCGTTGAGTCCGGGCATCAGTACGGCGTTGACCTTCACCGGGGTGAGCCCGGCGGCGCCGGCGGCCTCCAGACCGTCCAGCACATCGCGGTGCCGGTCCCGGCGGGTGAGGGTCTTGAAGACGTCGGGGCGCAGGGTGTCGAGCGAGACGTTGACCCGGTCCAGGCCCGCTGCCGCGAGGGCTCGGGCGGTGCGCTTGAGGCCGATGCCGTTGGTGGTCAGCGACATCCGGGGGCGGGGCTCCAGGGCCGCGCACCGCTCGACGATGCCCACCAGCCCGGGGCGCAGCAGCGGTTCGCCGCCGGTGAACCGGACTTCGGTGATCCCGAGGCCGGTCACGGCGATACGGATCAGCCGGACGATCTCGTCGTCGGTGAGCAGATCCGGCTTCGCCAGCCACTGCAGCCCCTCTTCGGGCATGCAGTACGTGCACCGCAGATTGCAGCGGTCGGTGAGTGAAACGCGCAGGTCAGTGGCTACGCGGCCAAAGGTGTCGATAAGCACTGCGGCCCCCTTCCCACGAGGAATCCCTGCTGAAGAACTGTATGCAACCGAGCGTACGCGACCCCTGTGACAGCAACAGGGCCGATTACCACGAGGTACGGCGGGGCCGCGTCGTAGAGATCTACGACGCGGCCCCGGTCCGTACCGTCTCCGCCGTGCTCCGGCGACCGGCTCAGTGCGCTCCGAACCCGGTGAGGGACTTGACCTCCAGTTCCGCGTACTTGCCCTTGTCGGGCTCCTCCTTCGAGAGCAGCGAGCCCAGCCAGCCGAGCAGGAATCCCAGCGGGATCGAGATGAGGCCCGGGTTCTCCAGCGGGAACCAGTGGAAGTCCACGCCCTTGAACATCGAGGTGGGCTTTCCGGAGACGACCGGCGAGAAGAGCACCAGCACCACGGAGGAGACGAGCCCTCCGTAGATCGACCAGAGGGCGCCGCCGGTGGTGAACCTCTTCCAGAACAGGCTGTAGAGGAGAGTGGGCAGATTGGCGGAGGCGGCGACCGCGAAGGCGAGGGCGACCAGGCCCGCCACGTTCAGATCACGGGCGAAGGCACCGAGGACGATGGCGACGGCGCCGATCGCGACGGTGGCCCAGCGGGCCGCGCGCATCTCCTCCTTCTCGGTCGCCCTGCCCTTGCGGATGACGTTGGCGTAGATGTCGTGCGCGAACGACGACGAGGAGGCCAGGGTCAGTCCGGCGACCACCGCGAGGATGGTGGCGAAGGCGACCGCCGAGATCACCGCGAGCAGGATGGACCCTCCGGTGGAGTCGGCGCCGCCGCCGATCTCCAGGGCGGCCAGCGGTGCCGCGGTGTTGCCCGCCGGGTTGGAGGCGATGATGTCGGCGGGCTTGAGGAGGGCGGCGGCGCCGAACCCGAGCACGATCGTCATCAGGTAGAAGGCGCCGATGATGCCGATCGCCCAGTTCACCGACTTGCGGGCGGCCTTGGCCGTCGGCACGGTGTAGAAGCGGATCAGGATGTGCGGCAGGCCCGCGGTGCCGAGCACCAGCGCGATGCCGAGCGAGATGAAGTCCAGCTTGGTGGTGCCCGAGGTGCCGTACTTCAGGCCGGGTTCCAGGAAGGCCTTCCCCTTGCCACTGTTCGAGGCCGCGGAGCCGAGCAGGTCGGAGACGTTGAAGTGGAACTTCAGCAGGATCAGGAAGGTGATGAGGATGGTGCCCGCGATCAGCAGGACGGCCTTGACCATCTGCACCCAGGTGGTGCCCTTCATGCCACCGATGGTGACGTACACGATCATCAGGACGCCGACCAGCGCGACGATGGCGATCTTGCCCGCGTCGCTGGTGATGCCGAGCAGCAGGGAGACGAGCACTCCGGCGCCCGCCATCTGAGCCAGCAGATAGAAGATCGAGACGACGATGGTGGAGGCGCCCGCCGCGGTACGCACGGGGCGTTGGCGCATCCGGTACGCGAGGACGTCGCCCATCGTGTAGCGGCCCGAGTTGCGCAGCGGTTCGGCGACCAGCAGCAGGGCGACGAGCCAGGCGACCAGGAAGCCGATCGAGTAGAGGAAGCCGTCGTAGCCGAAGAGTGCGATGGCGCCCGCGATGCCGAGGAACGAGGCGGCCGACATGTAGTCGCCGGAGACGGCGAGTCCGTTCTGGAAGGCGGAGAACTGCCTGCCGCCCGCGTAGAAGTCCGCGGCGCTGCGGGTCTGGCGTCCGGCCCAGACGGTGATGACCAGGGTCGCGACGACGAAGACCGCGAAGAGCGTGATGATCAGCGGCCGGTGCTCGGTGGTGGCCGAGGCGGCGAGCTGGACTGCGGGGCTCATGCGTCGGCCTCCATACGGGACTTGATCGCGGCGCCCTTCGGGTCGAGCTTCGTCGCGGCGTGCCGCGAGTAGAGCCAGGCGATGAGGAACGTGGTGAGGAACTGGGCGAGACCGAGGACCAGGGCCACATTGATGTGGCCGAGGAGCGTGGTGCCCATGAAGCCGCCGGCGTAGCTCGACAGCAGGACGTACAGCAGGTACCAGGCGATGAAGCCGATGGTCAGCGGAAAGGCGAAGGAGCGGTGGGCGCGGCGCAGTTCGCCGAATTCCGCGCCCTCCTGCACCTCGACGTACTTCTCTGCCGTGGGCCGGGCCGGGCCGGGGCCCGTTCCGTCCGGGCGCTGCGGTGCATCGGTAGCCACGGATTCTCCTCGCGACGCGGTGTGGGTGGGGCCGGAGCGGCTGGGCTGTCGGGAGGCGGGTGGTGCGGGTCCCCCCGACAACGGCACGGAGCGCGCGGCGGCCCGGTTCAACGCTGGTTGATTCTTGACCGATTGATTGCTGTCCGCCGATGATCAGCGATAGTTTCGCTGGTCATGTACCGCCCAACTGCGTCCCGCAGCAGGGCGGCTGATACGGATGATGTGGAGAACCCATGGCTCATCTGGCATCCGGGCGGTGGCGCGCGGTCGCGCTGCCCGCCGGACTGGCACTCGTCGCTTCGCTCGGCTTCCTGCCGGGCACGGCCACCGCGGAGTCGGGGGGTGGCTCGGCGCACGCCACGGGCCCTGCACTCTCGTACGTGGTGAACACCAGAACCGACCACCGCACGCTGGACTCGGTGAGACAGGCGATCTCCCGGGCCGGCGGTTCGGTGGTGATGACGTACGACAAGATCGGCGTGATCGTCGCGCACTCGGCCGACCCGGACTTCGCGAAGAACGTCCGCGCGGTCAAGGGCGTCTCTTCGGCCGGTGCCACCCGCACCGCGCCGCTGCCCGCCGAGTCGACGACGGACGTCGGTACCCCGCTGAAGCTCACGGCGAAGCAGCTGAAGTCGCTGTCGGCGAAGGCGGCCTCCGGGGAGGACCCGCTGGAGCCGTTGCAGTGGGACCTGAAGGCGATCAAGGCCGACAAGGCGCACGAGAAGACTCTCGGCAGTTCCGAGGTGACGGTCGCGGTGATCGACACGGGCGTCGACGACACCCACCCGGACATCGCACCGAACTTCGACCGCAAGGCCTCCGTCAACTGTGTGACGGGCAAGCCCGACACCACGGACGGTGCCTGGCGGCCGACCGCCGAGGAGAGCCCGCACGGCACCCATGTGGCAGGTGAGATCGCGGGCGCGAAGAACGGCGTCGGCATCACCGGGGTCGCCCCCGGGGTGAAGGTGTCGGGCATCAAGGTGGGCACGACGGGCGGGTCCTTCTACACGGAGGCCGTCGTGTGCGGCTTCATGTGGGCCGCGGACCACGGGGTCGACGTGACCAACAACAGCTATTACACCGACCCGTGGTACTTCAACTGCAAGGACGACCCGGACCAGCGGGCCCTGGTCGACGCGGTCACCCGCGCCTCGCAGTACGCGGAGAAGAAGGGCACGGTCAATGTCGCAGCCGCGGGCAACGAGAGCTACGACCTCGCCTCGCACTCGATAACCGACCCGTCGAGCCCGAACGACGGCACCCCGGGGGACCGGACGGTGGACCCGTCCAAGTGCCTCGACATACCCACCGAGTTGCCGGGGGTCGTCACGGTCGCCGCGACGGGCGCCAAGAACCTGAAGTCGTCGTTCTCCAACTACGGCCGGGGAATCATCGACGTCGCGGCCCCCGGTGGTGACTCCACCGCCTACCAGGCCCCCGACGCGCCGGCGAACAACGGCCTGATCCTGGGCCCGGTCCCCGGCGGCGGCTGGGCCTACATGGCCGGTACGTCCATGGCGTCCCCGCATGTCGCGGGTGTCGCGGCGCTGATCAAGTCCACGCACCCGCACGCCTCGCCGCAGCTGGTCAAGGCGCTGCTGTCCGCCGAGGCGGACAAGCTGGCCTGCCCCGCGTCGTACGACATCGACGGTGACGGCACCGTCGACGCGGTCTGCCAGGGCGGCCGGGGTCACAACGGCTTCTACGGGTCCGGCCTGGTCAACGCCCTGAACGCGGTGACCTGGTAGCACCTCCGGTGGGGGCGGCCGGCCGCCCCCACCGACGGCCCGGCGGACCGGTCGAGGCCCGCCGGGCCTACTTGACGAGCACCTTGAGCGCGGTGCGCTCGTCCATCGCCCGGTAGCCGTCCGGAACACCGTCCAGGCCGACGGTCAGGTCGAAGACCGGCGAGGGGTCGATCGTGCCGTCCAGTACGTCGGGGAGCAGTTCGGGTATGTAGGTGCGGACGGGCGCGACGCCGCCGCGCAGCGCGATGTTGCGGTCGAACATGTCGCTGAGGTCCAGGCCGGTACCGCTGCCGTGCGGTACGCCGACGTAGCCGACGGCGCCGCCGTCGCGGGCGATGGCGACGGCCGTGCGCATCGACTGCTCGGTGCCGACGGCCTCGATCACGGCGTGGGCGCCCTGCCCGCGGGTCATGTCACGTACCGCGGCGACGGCCTCGTCACCGCGCGCCGCGACCACGTCCGTGGCGCCGAACGTCCTGGCGATGTCGGTACGCACCTGGTGCCGCCCCAGCGCGATGATCCGCTCGGCGCCGAGCCGCTTGGCGGCCAGCACGCCGCAGAGCCCGACGGCCCCGTCACCGACGACGGCGACCGTGCTGCCGGGGCGCACGCCCGCTCCGAGGGCCGCGTGGTGGCCGGTGCCCATGACGTCGGAGAGTGCGAGCAGCGCGGTCAGCAGGTGGTCGTCGGAGGCGGCGTCGGCCGGGAGCTTGACGAGTGTGGCGTCGGCGAAGGGCACCCTGACGGCTTCGCCCTGACCGCCGTCGGAGCCGACCGAACCCCAGAAGCCGCCCTGCGTGCAGGAGGTGGTGAGCCCTTCGGCGCAGTACTCGCACGTGCCGTCGGACCAGACGAAGGGGGCGACGACGAGGTCCCCGGCCGCGAAGCCGCTCACCCCGGAGCCCGCTTCCTCGACGATGCCGAGGAACTCGTGGCCGATCCTCTGACCGGGCTTACGGGCGGCAACACCGCGGTACGCCCACAGGTCGCTGCCGCAGATGCAGGCGCGCAGCACGCGGACGACCGCGTCGCCGGGCTGCTGGATCTCGGGGTCCGGCACCTCCTCCACCCGGATGTCGTGAGGGGCGTGGATGACGGTGGCGCGCATGGGGAAATCCTTGCTGGTCAGACAGATGTACGACTGTCACGGTACGCCGACGGCGGCGTGGCCCCGCACCGGAGTACCCCCGTGACCAGCAGGCACTGGGCCGCCAGATAGGTGGCCATGACCCAGAAGTCCGGCGCGGGCAGCTGCGGAAGGGAGGCGATACCGGTGGCGATCAGGGTGTCCGAGACCAGGAAGAGCGCCCCGCCGAGCGCGGCGTACCGGCCGAGCCCGCCCGCGCGGTACGCCATCGCGGTGAGCAGCAGCGAGTATCCCGCCACCGGGACGCGCAGCCCGGCGGGCAGGCCGGGCCAGAGAACGGCGATCGCGCAGCCGAGCGCGACGGCGTACGCCACGGCCGGCCCGGTACGCCTGGCACTCCCCCGGCCCGGAGGCGTACGACGGCGCCCGAAGAGCACCAGGTAGCAGAGGTGTCCCGCCGCGAAGGACGCCATTCCGGCGAGAAAGGCGGGGTCCGCGTCGATGAGGAGCAGGGTGTCGCCGCCCCAGCCGAAGAGCAGCGCGGCGAGCAGCGGACGGGGGGCGCCGCGGGCGTACGCATGGGCCGCGAGGAGCGGCATCAGCAGCGGCTTGGCGACGGTGTGAGCGGTGGGCCAGTGGGCGAGAACGGCGACGAGGTCGACGAGCGCCACGAGCACGAAGACGAGCAGCAGCAGCCGGGCCGCCCTGCTCTGCGCCACCGGCTCCGGCACCTGACCCGGCACCACCTGTTCAGGCATCTCCCGTTCCGGTGTCACCGGCTTCGGCACCGCCGGATCCGTCGTCACGCGATCCGCTCGGCTGCCGTCGCCTCGTGAACGGTCCCGGCGCCGGGTGCGGGGGAGCGTCCCGCCGGCTGCCAGCCGGGCCCGCCGAAGATCCGCCCGGCGCGCTCGTGCCAGCTGTCGGCCGCCCGGACGTCCCGGGCGATCGCCGCGTACTCGTGGGTCGCGACACGCAGCGGGTTGTAGGTCGCGATGTTCTTGGTCAGCCCGAAGACGGGCCGCTCGCCCTCGCCCGTGAAGGACCGGAACAGCCGGTCCCAGACGATCAGGATGCCGCCGAAGTTACGGTCCAGGTAGCCGCCCTGGGAGGCATGGTGCACCCGGTGGTGGGAGGGCGTGTTGAGCACGTACTCGAAGGGGCGCGGCAGCGTGCCGACCCGTTCGGTGTGTACCCAGAACTGGTAGACGAGGTTGACGGAGGAGCAGAACGCGAGGGCCGCGGGATGCACGCCGAGGGCGATCAGCGGGACGTAGAACGGCCAGACGGTCAGCGTGGTCCAGGGCTGGCGCAGCGCGGTCGTGAAGTTGAACTTGCGGCTGGAGTGGTGGACCACGTGGCAGGCCCACAGGATGCGGACGACGTGGTGGCCGCGGTGCGACCAGTAGTAGAAGAAGTCCTGCCCGAGCAGCATCAGGAGGACCGTCCACCACAGCACCGGGATGCGCAGCGGGGTCAGTTCGTACACCGCGGTGTAGACGGCGACGATCGGGATCTTCCAGAGGGCGTCGAAGACCAGACTGCCGAGACCCATGCCGACGCTGGTGGCGGCGTCCTTGGTCTCGTACCCGGCGGCCTCCTCGTCCGGGTGGAACCGGTAACTCACCATCTCCACGACGGTGAGCAGGACGAAAGCCGGTACGGACCACAGCACGACATCAGGCAGGTTCGGCATGCCAGCACGGTACGGCCGGGCGATCGGCTGCGGCTAGATGTTGTTACTGACAAGTATGCGAGACGATCTGTCAGCGAGTTTTGGTGACTTCCGCCAATGCCACTGCCGATACGGCTGCCGATACCACTGCTGGTACCGCTGCCGGTAGGGGCGCCGACGCGCCCTCCGGAGCGCCCCGGCCGCCGGGGCTCAGACCCCGGCCGCCCCCAGCAGCGCACCGGCCGCGTAGGTCACCGCCATGGCCAGCGCTCCCCCGGCGACGTTCCGCACCACCGCCGCACGCACCGGAGCCGCCCCCGAGCGGGCGCTCCACCACCCGGTCAGGATCAGCGCCGCCAGGACCGAGAGCACCGTGACGTACAGCCGCAGGGACGCGGGCGGCAGGACGATCGCCAGCAGCGGGAGCAGCGCGCCCACCGTGAAGGCGAGGAAACTGGCTCCCCCCGCCTGCCAGGGGCTGGTGAGGTCGTCGGGGTCGATGCCCAGTTCCACCTCGGCGTGGGCGCGCAGGGCGTCCCGCTCGGTCAGCTGCTCGGCGGCTTCGCGGGCCAGTTCGGCGGAGAGCCCCTTGCCCTCCAACAGCCCGGCCAGCTCGGCGAGTTCGGCCTCCGGGGTCTCGCGCAGCTCGCGCCTCTCCTGGGCCAGGGCGGCCTTCTCGGAGTCGCGCTGGGTGGAGACCGAGACGTACTCCCCCGCCGCCATCGACATCGATCCGGCGAGCAGTCCGGAGAGTCCGGCGGTGAGCAGCGCGGCGCGCGAGTCGGTGGCACCGGCGACGCCGACGACGATGCCCGCGGTGGAGACGACACCGTCGTTGGCGCCGAGCACGGCGGCCCGGAGCCAGTTGAGGCGGGCCCCGATGCCGCCGCCGTGGGCCTCGTCGTGGGTCTGATCAGTCACCCAGGGAGGGTCTCACCCGCTCCCGCCGGGGATCCGCACCGACCCGCTCGGACCCCGCGTCTCACCACACCCGGACCGACCCTCCGCGGGCGAAGGCCGGGCTCGTGGCGTCCGCCGGGACCTCCGTCAGCGGCTCGGCGACCTCGGCCACGGTCGGCCCCGTCTTCGCGGCGACGGGATCGAGCAGGGCGAGGTCGAAGCCGTACACCCGGGCGGCGTTGCCGCCCACCATGGCGGCCACCTCCTCGCGCGGGAGCCCCGCGTAGGCGATCCGCAGACCCTCGCGGGTGTAGGGATGAGTGCCTTCGTCGTGCGGGTAGTCGCTGCCCCACATGATCTTGTCCAGGCCGATCTGCTCCCGCAGCGGCACCTCGTGCGGACGCATGAAGCTCGCACCGACGAAGCAGTTGTCGCGCCAGACCTCGCTGGGCCCGCCGCCCATCGAAGTAGCGAGCCCCGCACCGAACTTGGACTCGGCGGTGGCCGCCTTCGAGGCCGCCGAGACCAGTCGGCCGTGGTAGTAGTCCAGCATGTCGAGGACCCGCGGGATCCAGCCGGAGCCCTGTTCGGTGAGGACGAGCCGGAGGCCGGGGTGCCGCCGGAAGGCCCCGCCGAAGATCAGATGCCAGAGGGCGCGGTGCGAGAACCAGGTGGTCTCGACCATGAAGACGGCCCGCGCGGCGGGTTCGTCGCCCAGCGGCGGGGAGGCCGAGCCGCCGTGGTGGTTGACCGGGACTCCCAGCTCCTCGCAGACCGCCCAGAGCGGGTCGTACGTCTGCGAGTACAGCTCGGGCACCCCGGAGCCCGGCGGGGCGCCGGGCAGCAGGATCCCGCCGGTGAGGCCCGCCGCCCGGGTGCGACGCACCTCCCGTACGGCCTCCCCGACATCGTTGAGGAGGATCTGGGCGACGCCCGCCCGCCGTCCCGGCGCCTGCGCGCAGAAGTCGGCGAGCCAGCGGTTGTGGGCGCGCAGCCCGGCCCAGCGCTGCGCGTACTCCTCCTTCGACGGCGCCGGGGCCATCAGCGAGGCGCTCGGGAAGAACGGCGGAATGGTGTTGGGGAAGACGACCTCCGCCACGATGCCGTCCGCTTCGAGTTCGGCGAGCCGGCGGGCGGAGTTCCAGTTGCGGTCGGCGGTGTCGGCGACGAGGTCCTCGTACGGATTGACGTACGTGGCCGCCCAGGCGTCGAAGTCCTCGTGGTGGCGCTTCTCCAGGTACGGCTTGTAGTCCAGCAGGTCGGCGCCGGCGTGGCAGTCGGC from Streptomyces sp. NBC_01267 harbors:
- a CDS encoding VIT1/CCC1 transporter family protein: MTDQTHDEAHGGGIGARLNWLRAAVLGANDGVVSTAGIVVGVAGATDSRAALLTAGLSGLLAGSMSMAAGEYVSVSTQRDSEKAALAQERRELRETPEAELAELAGLLEGKGLSAELAREAAEQLTERDALRAHAEVELGIDPDDLTSPWQAGGASFLAFTVGALLPLLAIVLPPASLRLYVTVLSVLAALILTGWWSARSGAAPVRAAVVRNVAGGALAMAVTYAAGALLGAAGV
- a CDS encoding S8 family peptidase yields the protein MAHLASGRWRAVALPAGLALVASLGFLPGTATAESGGGSAHATGPALSYVVNTRTDHRTLDSVRQAISRAGGSVVMTYDKIGVIVAHSADPDFAKNVRAVKGVSSAGATRTAPLPAESTTDVGTPLKLTAKQLKSLSAKAASGEDPLEPLQWDLKAIKADKAHEKTLGSSEVTVAVIDTGVDDTHPDIAPNFDRKASVNCVTGKPDTTDGAWRPTAEESPHGTHVAGEIAGAKNGVGITGVAPGVKVSGIKVGTTGGSFYTEAVVCGFMWAADHGVDVTNNSYYTDPWYFNCKDDPDQRALVDAVTRASQYAEKKGTVNVAAAGNESYDLASHSITDPSSPNDGTPGDRTVDPSKCLDIPTELPGVVTVAATGAKNLKSSFSNYGRGIIDVAAPGGDSTAYQAPDAPANNGLILGPVPGGGWAYMAGTSMASPHVAGVAALIKSTHPHASPQLVKALLSAEADKLACPASYDIDGDGTVDAVCQGGRGHNGFYGSGLVNALNAVTW
- a CDS encoding zinc-dependent alcohol dehydrogenase family protein produces the protein MRATVIHAPHDIRVEEVPDPEIQQPGDAVVRVLRACICGSDLWAYRGVAARKPGQRIGHEFLGIVEEAGSGVSGFAAGDLVVAPFVWSDGTCEYCAEGLTTSCTQGGFWGSVGSDGGQGEAVRVPFADATLVKLPADAASDDHLLTALLALSDVMGTGHHAALGAGVRPGSTVAVVGDGAVGLCGVLAAKRLGAERIIALGRHQVRTDIARTFGATDVVAARGDEAVAAVRDMTRGQGAHAVIEAVGTEQSMRTAVAIARDGGAVGYVGVPHGSGTGLDLSDMFDRNIALRGGVAPVRTYIPELLPDVLDGTIDPSPVFDLTVGLDGVPDGYRAMDERTALKVLVK
- a CDS encoding amidohydrolase family protein → MSPVDRYTVISADCHAGADLLDYKPYLEKRHHEDFDAWAATYVNPYEDLVADTADRNWNSARRLAELEADGIVAEVVFPNTIPPFFPSASLMAPAPSKEEYAQRWAGLRAHNRWLADFCAQAPGRRAGVAQILLNDVGEAVREVRRTRAAGLTGGILLPGAPPGSGVPELYSQTYDPLWAVCEELGVPVNHHGGSASPPLGDEPAARAVFMVETTWFSHRALWHLIFGGAFRRHPGLRLVLTEQGSGWIPRVLDMLDYYHGRLVSAASKAATAESKFGAGLATSMGGGPSEVWRDNCFVGASFMRPHEVPLREQIGLDKIMWGSDYPHDEGTHPYTREGLRIAYAGLPREEVAAMVGGNAARVYGFDLALLDPVAAKTGPTVAEVAEPLTEVPADATSPAFARGGSVRVW
- a CDS encoding sterol desaturase family protein, producing the protein MPNLPDVVLWSVPAFVLLTVVEMVSYRFHPDEEAAGYETKDAATSVGMGLGSLVFDALWKIPIVAVYTAVYELTPLRIPVLWWTVLLMLLGQDFFYYWSHRGHHVVRILWACHVVHHSSRKFNFTTALRQPWTTLTVWPFYVPLIALGVHPAALAFCSSVNLVYQFWVHTERVGTLPRPFEYVLNTPSHHRVHHASQGGYLDRNFGGILIVWDRLFRSFTGEGERPVFGLTKNIATYNPLRVATHEYAAIARDVRAADSWHERAGRIFGGPGWQPAGRSPAPGAGTVHEATAAERIA
- a CDS encoding lysoplasmalogenase, with the translated sequence MPEQVVPGQVPEPVAQSRAARLLLLVFVLVALVDLVAVLAHWPTAHTVAKPLLMPLLAAHAYARGAPRPLLAALLFGWGGDTLLLIDADPAFLAGMASFAAGHLCYLVLFGRRRTPPGRGSARRTGPAVAYAVALGCAIAVLWPGLPAGLRVPVAGYSLLLTAMAYRAGGLGRYAALGGALFLVSDTLIATGIASLPQLPAPDFWVMATYLAAQCLLVTGVLRCGATPPSAYRDSRTSV